In the Kribbella sp. NBC_00482 genome, one interval contains:
- a CDS encoding amino acid ABC transporter permease, which produces MFEVPWGDYAPALLDGLERTVLYTIASFAGAAVLGLALALLRVSRHRALRIPAAIYTEVFKNIPLLAIIFVTYFGLASVGLKLDVFSAGAVSLIVFYAAYLSEIFRAAISGVHGGQQEASEALGLGKISTFVYVVFPQALRSALPGTNTMLVDLLKSTSLLVTISAAELMSEGRLITSATFRALEVYLVIAAIYFALCYPLSQGLLWLERKIRAGVPLTPKRRRRLKAARAILEGDSA; this is translated from the coding sequence ATGTTCGAAGTCCCTTGGGGAGATTACGCACCCGCCCTGCTGGACGGTCTGGAACGCACCGTCCTCTACACCATCGCGAGCTTCGCCGGCGCCGCCGTCCTCGGGCTCGCCCTGGCTCTGCTCCGGGTCAGCCGGCACCGCGCGCTGCGGATCCCGGCCGCGATCTACACCGAGGTGTTCAAGAACATCCCGCTGCTCGCGATCATCTTCGTCACGTACTTCGGGCTCGCCTCGGTCGGCCTGAAACTGGACGTGTTCAGCGCGGGCGCCGTGAGCCTGATCGTGTTCTATGCGGCGTACCTTTCGGAAATTTTCCGCGCCGCGATTTCCGGCGTGCACGGCGGTCAGCAGGAGGCGTCCGAGGCACTCGGCCTCGGAAAGATCAGCACGTTCGTGTACGTCGTGTTTCCGCAGGCGTTGCGGTCCGCGCTGCCGGGGACGAACACGATGCTGGTCGACCTGCTGAAGTCCACGTCGCTGCTCGTGACGATCTCGGCGGCGGAGCTGATGTCCGAGGGCCGGCTGATCACCTCGGCGACGTTCCGCGCGCTGGAGGTGTACCTGGTGATCGCGGCGATCTACTTCGCGCTCTGCTACCCGCTCTCGCAGGGCCTGTTGTGGCTGGAGCGCAAGATCCGCGCGGGCGTCCCGCTGACCCCGAAGCGCCGTCGCCGGCTGAAGGCTGCGCGCGCGATCCTGGAAGGAGACTCGGCATGA
- a CDS encoding WD40/YVTN/BNR-like repeat-containing protein, producing the protein MTVEPRLRELSDRYYRRLVELLERCGLPRSMPPFLVLGVLAAATSIALAVVHLASHRSQTDTPIAIEPAAAGRSGSAVVNSERAQVQSITMVTRNRWAAGWSDCTTGPNCKFAAVIDRDGSRATAPEWPVPYATLQAGKEAIAVAPPLEGTLTGDPTMMFRLTYDGPVLTRLQYRLPTSTFQKNEILTDRIVPGSIVVVNPEESTVRLLRTRGTRSPVCDESGRCWILTGIGRTDVVWTDDGGRSWGSRSLDPHNQLGRLAVSPDGRTLLSTSVTVGAAGQTVSKMEISTDRGANWTTVESPPKSLAVAPLAFDDGTALILGGRPGDRPRLYRVRDGAAKLDRGYPGDLAGLSGNTQLMYGFEVPKRRTTEVVLSTDQGATWTKFAPR; encoded by the coding sequence GTGACTGTGGAGCCGCGCCTGCGCGAGTTGTCCGACCGCTACTACCGTCGCCTGGTGGAGCTGTTGGAGCGCTGTGGCCTACCCCGCAGCATGCCGCCGTTCCTCGTCCTCGGGGTGCTCGCGGCCGCGACGTCCATCGCGCTCGCGGTGGTGCACCTGGCCTCGCACCGGTCGCAGACCGATACGCCGATCGCCATCGAGCCGGCCGCCGCGGGGCGGTCCGGCAGCGCGGTGGTGAACTCCGAGCGGGCCCAGGTGCAGTCGATCACGATGGTCACCCGGAATCGCTGGGCGGCCGGCTGGTCCGACTGCACCACCGGCCCGAACTGCAAGTTCGCCGCGGTGATCGACCGCGACGGCTCCCGCGCCACGGCCCCCGAGTGGCCGGTCCCGTACGCGACCCTGCAGGCCGGCAAGGAGGCGATCGCGGTCGCCCCGCCGCTCGAGGGCACGCTGACCGGTGACCCGACGATGATGTTCCGGCTGACGTACGACGGCCCGGTGCTCACCAGGCTCCAGTACCGGTTGCCGACCTCGACGTTCCAGAAGAACGAGATCCTCACCGACCGGATCGTGCCGGGCTCGATCGTCGTGGTGAACCCGGAGGAGTCGACGGTCCGGTTGCTCAGGACCCGCGGCACCCGTTCCCCGGTCTGCGACGAGTCCGGTCGCTGCTGGATCCTGACCGGGATCGGCCGGACGGACGTCGTCTGGACCGACGACGGCGGCCGCAGCTGGGGCTCGCGGTCGCTCGACCCCCACAACCAGCTCGGCCGGCTCGCGGTCAGCCCGGACGGCCGGACGCTGCTGTCGACCTCGGTCACCGTCGGCGCCGCCGGTCAGACCGTCTCGAAGATGGAGATCTCCACCGACCGCGGCGCGAACTGGACGACGGTCGAGAGCCCGCCGAAGAGCCTGGCCGTCGCGCCGCTCGCCTTCGACGACGGCACCGCGCTGATCCTCGGCGGCCGCCCCGGCGACCGCCCGCGCCTGTACCGGGTCCGCGACGGCGCCGCCAAACTGGACCGCGGCTACCCCGGCGACCTCGCCGGCCTGTCCGGGAACACACAACTCATGTACGGCTTCGAGGTCCCGAAACGCCGCACGACCGAGGTCGTCCTCAGCACCGACCAAGGCGCCACCTGGACCAAGTTCGCCCCTCGCTAG
- a CDS encoding succinate dehydrogenase hydrophobic membrane anchor subunit: MSDIAAPRSSSRARKLKGGGRNRSGQTNFELYSWLFMRLSGLALVVLVLGHLFVNLMLGGGITALDFGFVAGKWANPLWQVWDLLMLWLAMLHGTNGLRTIINDYAEKDQTRFWLKALLITAAVVIVVLGTLVIFTFDPCLDPNSTLTVCQ; encoded by the coding sequence ATGAGCGACATTGCCGCGCCGCGGTCCAGCTCCCGCGCCCGCAAGCTGAAGGGCGGCGGCCGGAACCGTTCCGGCCAGACCAACTTCGAGCTGTACAGCTGGCTGTTCATGCGGCTGTCCGGGCTCGCCCTCGTCGTCCTGGTGCTCGGGCACCTGTTCGTGAACCTGATGCTCGGCGGCGGGATCACCGCGCTGGACTTCGGCTTCGTGGCCGGCAAGTGGGCCAACCCGCTGTGGCAGGTCTGGGACCTGCTGATGCTGTGGCTGGCGATGCTGCACGGCACCAACGGGCTGCGCACGATCATCAACGACTACGCCGAGAAGGACCAGACCCGGTTCTGGCTCAAGGCCTTGCTGATCACAGCGGCCGTCGTCATCGTCGTACTCGGCACCTTGGTCATCTTCACCTTCGACCCCTGCCTCGACCCCAACTCCACGTTGACGGTCTGTCAGTAA
- the sdhA gene encoding succinate dehydrogenase flavoprotein subunit, which yields MQQHQYDVIIVGAGGAGMRAALESSKQTRTAVLTKLYPTRSHTGAAQGGMCAALANVEEDNWEWHTFDTVKGGDFLVDQDAAEVMCREAVDAVLDLEKMGLPFNRTAEGKIDQRFFGGHTRNHGEAVVRRSCFAADRTGHMILQTLYQQCIKQNVEFFNEYYVLDLLMTDGKASGVVAYELATGELHVFSAKSVIFASGGFGKVFRTTSNAHTLTGDGMGIVWRKGLPLEDMEFFQFHPTGLAGLGVLLSEAARGEGGILRNADNERFMERYAPTVKDLAPRDMVARAMANEVREGRGCGPDKAYVMLDLTHLEPAHIDAKLPDITEFARTYLGVEPYTEQIPVFPTAHYAMGGIPTNIKGEALANNDDVIPGLYAAGEVACVSVHGANRLGTNSLLDINVFGRRAGIAAAEYAATAQFEELPADPEAYVVELVEGLRTSTGEERIAAIRSDLQATMDLNAQVYRTEGSLKQALIDIEALKLRFANVAVQDKGKRFNTDLLEAVELGFLLDLAEVLVVSALERKESRGGHFREDYDKRDDVNFMRHTMAYREVDADGNETIRLDYKPVVQTRYKPMERKY from the coding sequence ATGCAGCAGCATCAGTACGACGTCATCATCGTCGGCGCGGGCGGGGCCGGAATGCGGGCCGCCCTCGAGTCGAGCAAGCAGACCCGTACCGCCGTACTCACCAAGCTCTACCCGACCCGTTCGCACACCGGCGCCGCCCAGGGCGGTATGTGCGCCGCGCTGGCGAACGTCGAGGAGGACAACTGGGAGTGGCACACCTTCGACACGGTCAAGGGCGGCGACTTCCTGGTCGACCAGGACGCGGCCGAGGTGATGTGCCGCGAGGCCGTCGACGCGGTCCTCGACCTGGAGAAGATGGGATTACCCTTCAACCGGACCGCCGAGGGCAAGATCGACCAGCGGTTCTTCGGCGGGCACACCCGCAACCACGGTGAGGCCGTCGTCCGCCGGTCCTGCTTCGCGGCCGACCGTACCGGTCACATGATCCTGCAGACGCTGTACCAGCAGTGCATCAAGCAGAACGTCGAGTTCTTCAACGAGTACTACGTCCTCGACCTGCTGATGACCGACGGCAAGGCGAGCGGCGTGGTCGCGTACGAGCTGGCCACCGGCGAGTTGCACGTGTTCTCCGCCAAGTCGGTGATCTTCGCGTCCGGCGGTTTCGGCAAGGTCTTCCGTACGACGTCGAACGCGCACACCCTGACCGGCGACGGGATGGGCATCGTGTGGCGCAAGGGCCTGCCGCTGGAGGACATGGAGTTCTTCCAGTTCCACCCGACCGGCCTGGCGGGTCTCGGCGTACTGCTGTCGGAGGCGGCCCGTGGTGAGGGCGGCATCCTGCGGAACGCGGACAACGAACGCTTCATGGAGCGGTACGCCCCGACCGTGAAGGACCTCGCGCCGCGCGACATGGTGGCCCGGGCGATGGCGAACGAAGTACGCGAAGGTCGTGGCTGCGGGCCCGACAAGGCGTACGTGATGCTCGACCTGACCCACCTGGAGCCCGCGCACATCGACGCGAAGCTGCCCGACATCACCGAGTTCGCCCGGACCTACCTGGGTGTGGAGCCGTACACCGAGCAGATTCCGGTGTTCCCGACCGCGCACTACGCGATGGGCGGCATCCCGACCAACATCAAGGGCGAGGCGCTGGCCAACAACGACGACGTGATCCCGGGCCTGTACGCCGCCGGCGAGGTCGCCTGTGTCTCGGTGCACGGTGCGAACCGGCTGGGTACCAACTCGCTGCTCGACATCAACGTGTTCGGCCGCCGGGCCGGGATCGCCGCCGCGGAGTACGCCGCGACGGCCCAGTTCGAGGAGCTGCCGGCCGATCCGGAGGCGTACGTCGTCGAGCTCGTCGAGGGCCTGCGCACCTCGACCGGCGAGGAGCGGATCGCCGCGATCCGGTCCGACCTGCAGGCGACGATGGACCTGAACGCACAGGTGTACCGCACCGAGGGCTCGCTGAAGCAGGCGCTCATCGACATCGAGGCGCTGAAGCTCCGCTTCGCGAACGTCGCTGTCCAGGACAAGGGCAAGCGTTTCAACACCGATCTGCTGGAGGCCGTCGAGCTCGGGTTCCTGCTCGATCTGGCCGAGGTGCTGGTGGTGTCCGCGCTGGAGCGCAAGGAGTCCCGCGGCGGTCACTTCCGCGAGGACTACGACAAGCGTGACGACGTCAACTTCATGCGGCACACGATGGCGTACCGCGAGGTCGATGCCGACGGCAACGAGACGATCCGGCTCGACTACAAGCCGGTCGTGCAGACCCGCTACAAGCCGATGGAGCGCAAGTACTGA
- a CDS encoding CdaR family transcriptional regulator — protein sequence MLSGPLAQQIARDTSEVIGYNVLITDDRGIVIGSGDPARVGSFHEASVAVIASQEAAWHTAVEASRLRGVKPGMTLPIVIDGEAVGTVGITGSPRQVRRFGLVVRRQTEILLQESVELRSRLLRERALEELVRDIGSFDADVVDPAFLVARAKELGFDLTVPRTVVIVEVDEPVPAGQTEAVGVRPELLRILRQAFGPRDLVAAMTAGRVAVVPALRRGTARQELGDLAVQAVAREQGFVARAGVGGVAAGIVGLREAYADAGDALRLGKECVPGTSAYLIDGLRSHQVLAAVGYRARARLLSLVAGDLATHSDWPELRDTLIAWCESGFNLVRTADALHIHRNTLIYRLEKVERLTGQPWRDHRATLTLYLACLASQLD from the coding sequence ATGCTCTCCGGTCCGTTGGCCCAGCAGATCGCCCGGGACACCTCCGAGGTGATCGGCTACAACGTGCTGATCACCGACGACCGCGGGATCGTCATCGGCAGCGGGGATCCGGCGCGGGTCGGGTCGTTCCACGAGGCGTCGGTGGCGGTGATCGCGTCGCAGGAGGCCGCCTGGCACACGGCCGTGGAGGCGTCCCGGCTGCGCGGGGTGAAGCCGGGGATGACGCTGCCGATCGTGATCGACGGCGAGGCGGTCGGGACGGTCGGGATCACCGGGTCACCACGGCAGGTACGGCGCTTCGGGCTCGTCGTACGGCGGCAGACGGAGATCCTGCTGCAGGAGTCCGTCGAACTGCGGTCGCGACTGCTGCGGGAACGCGCACTCGAAGAGTTGGTGCGGGACATCGGGTCCTTCGACGCGGACGTGGTGGATCCGGCGTTCTTGGTCGCGCGGGCCAAGGAGCTCGGATTCGACCTCACCGTGCCGCGCACGGTCGTCATCGTCGAGGTGGACGAGCCCGTCCCGGCGGGCCAGACGGAGGCAGTGGGCGTCCGGCCGGAACTGCTTCGCATTCTTCGCCAGGCGTTCGGTCCCCGCGACCTGGTGGCGGCGATGACAGCCGGCCGCGTCGCTGTCGTTCCTGCGCTGAGGCGGGGCACCGCGAGGCAGGAGCTTGGGGACCTGGCGGTGCAGGCTGTTGCCCGTGAGCAGGGGTTTGTTGCTCGGGCTGGGGTTGGTGGTGTCGCGGCGGGGATCGTCGGGTTACGGGAGGCGTATGCGGACGCGGGGGACGCACTGCGGCTGGGCAAGGAGTGCGTGCCTGGCACGTCGGCGTACCTGATCGATGGTCTGCGGAGTCATCAGGTGCTGGCGGCGGTCGGGTACCGGGCGCGGGCTCGGCTGCTGAGCCTGGTCGCGGGCGACCTCGCGACGCACTCCGACTGGCCCGAGCTGCGTGACACCCTGATCGCCTGGTGCGAGTCCGGCTTCAACCTCGTCCGTACGGCGGATGCGCTGCACATCCACCGCAATACGCTCATCTACCGCCTGGAGAAGGTCGAGCGCCTCACCGGTCAGCCCTGGCGCGACCACCGCGCGACTCTCACGCTCTACCTGGCCTGTTTGGCCTCGCAGCTGGACTAG
- a CDS encoding MBL fold metallo-hydrolase: protein MSFWICATCAVEHAEQVEVCAICADERQWVPADGQHWTTLEELAAAGTEVTVDEVEPGLYGVRSKPPVGIGQQSMLVTTSEGNLLWDPIGYLDDDAVRRIRELGDVAGIIASHPHMYGVQVEWSHRLGDVPVYVSEADKEWVARPDAVIQTWSGQLTPLPGVTIIQPGGHFPGSAVVHWANGAEGKGVILSGDTIFANPDRISVSFMRSYPNRIPLSGAVVDRVARSLDPFDYDRLYNNFGSVIPVDAKSVVRRSADRHAAWTRGDYDHLT from the coding sequence ATGAGTTTCTGGATCTGTGCGACCTGTGCGGTGGAGCACGCGGAGCAGGTCGAGGTGTGTGCGATCTGCGCCGACGAGCGGCAGTGGGTGCCCGCCGACGGGCAGCACTGGACCACGCTCGAGGAGCTGGCCGCGGCCGGCACCGAGGTCACCGTCGACGAGGTCGAGCCCGGCCTGTACGGCGTCCGCTCGAAGCCGCCGGTGGGGATCGGCCAGCAGTCGATGCTGGTGACAACGTCCGAGGGCAACCTGCTCTGGGACCCGATCGGGTACCTGGACGACGACGCCGTACGCCGGATCCGGGAGCTCGGCGACGTGGCCGGGATCATCGCCAGCCACCCGCACATGTACGGCGTCCAGGTCGAGTGGAGCCACCGCCTGGGCGACGTACCGGTGTATGTCTCGGAGGCCGACAAGGAGTGGGTCGCGCGTCCGGACGCGGTGATCCAGACCTGGTCGGGGCAGCTCACGCCGCTACCCGGAGTGACCATCATCCAACCCGGCGGTCACTTCCCCGGCAGCGCGGTCGTGCACTGGGCGAACGGTGCCGAGGGCAAGGGAGTGATCCTGTCCGGCGACACCATCTTCGCCAACCCCGACCGCATCTCGGTCAGCTTCATGCGCAGCTACCCCAACCGCATCCCGCTCTCCGGTGCCGTCGTGGACCGCGTGGCCCGCTCCCTCGACCCCTTCGACTACGACCGCCTCTACAACAACTTCGGCTCGGTCATCCCGGTCGACGCCAAGTCCGTCGTACGCCGCTCCGCCGACCGCCACGCAGCCTGGACCCGAGGCGACTACGACCACCTGACCTGA
- a CDS encoding NAD(P)/FAD-dependent oxidoreductase has translation MRVLVIGGGVIGLWSAVGLAEAGADVTVLDAGPQAGFASPAAAGWVVPALSAPLSGPGVLLHSARQALHREAPFSVAPRLTSTLLRWIVGFVRSGSAQRYAAGLRAVLDLGAGCVDDFARLQDRADLELRHTGLLMAAVTQAGLDEVAHLAEATTAAGYKGGYDILDGAAARSREPALGPAVSGAVHAVDEVQVRPEQVLRALQEQLVAAGGRLVNATVSRLRPGWDVETSVGRFSADRLLLAAGAWTTELLAVLGVRIPLLAATGYSITTRGTGLAPRVAVKLVEPSIAVTPFADGVRVAARLDLGRSGGPITERRLATILDRTTPYFADWRPGSSTATFAGMRPATPDSLPLIGAVPGRSGLYVATGHGMLGLTLAPGTARHVVPLVLDDVRSPELRPFALERYLLSGAWRRP, from the coding sequence ATGCGCGTCCTCGTGATCGGCGGCGGGGTGATCGGCCTGTGGTCGGCCGTGGGGCTGGCCGAGGCGGGCGCCGACGTCACCGTGCTGGATGCGGGCCCGCAGGCAGGGTTCGCGTCACCGGCCGCGGCCGGTTGGGTCGTTCCGGCGTTGTCGGCGCCGTTGTCGGGTCCCGGCGTACTGCTGCACTCTGCTCGTCAGGCTCTGCATCGGGAGGCGCCGTTCAGCGTGGCGCCGCGGCTGACGTCGACGTTGTTGCGGTGGATCGTCGGGTTCGTGCGGAGCGGTTCGGCCCAGCGGTACGCCGCCGGACTACGCGCCGTACTCGATCTGGGGGCAGGGTGCGTCGACGACTTCGCGCGGCTGCAGGACCGGGCTGACCTGGAGCTTCGGCACACGGGGTTGTTGATGGCTGCCGTCACGCAGGCCGGGTTGGACGAGGTGGCGCACCTGGCCGAGGCGACGACGGCGGCCGGTTACAAGGGCGGCTACGACATCCTCGACGGGGCAGCCGCCCGCTCTCGCGAACCTGCGTTGGGTCCCGCGGTGTCCGGGGCGGTGCACGCGGTCGACGAGGTGCAAGTGCGACCGGAGCAGGTACTGCGTGCTTTGCAGGAGCAGCTCGTCGCCGCCGGAGGACGGCTGGTCAACGCGACGGTCAGCCGTTTGCGGCCGGGCTGGGATGTGGAGACGAGCGTGGGACGCTTCAGTGCAGACCGTCTGCTGCTGGCCGCGGGCGCCTGGACGACCGAGTTGCTGGCGGTGCTCGGCGTACGGATTCCGTTGCTGGCGGCAACCGGCTACAGCATCACCACGCGCGGCACCGGGCTCGCGCCGCGGGTCGCGGTCAAGCTGGTCGAACCGAGCATCGCGGTGACGCCGTTCGCCGACGGCGTCCGGGTCGCGGCGCGCCTCGATCTCGGTCGATCAGGCGGCCCGATCACCGAACGCCGGCTCGCCACGATCCTCGACCGCACCACGCCGTACTTCGCGGACTGGCGGCCCGGGTCGTCGACGGCAACCTTCGCCGGGATGCGGCCCGCGACACCGGACAGCCTGCCGCTGATCGGGGCCGTCCCCGGCCGGAGCGGGCTGTACGTCGCCACCGGCCACGGCATGCTCGGCCTGACGCTCGCGCCGGGCACCGCGCGGCACGTCGTACCGCTCGTGCTGGACGACGTACGGTCGCCGGAACTGCGGCCGTTCGCGCTCGAACGGTACCTGCTCAGTGGTGCTTGGCGGCGCCCTTGA
- a CDS encoding substrate-binding periplasmic protein, translated as MSRTLIARIAPLLAAVALVTGSLTACGGSKEPVSDAAAALGTLEPGVLKVAVQPYAPYTSLVGDKLAGLDADILNAVAGKLGLKVKPELTDFAGMLASVQSRRVDITIGGVAWTAERQKAGLFTDPPYYSPPAMAVRSGEHYQTVQDLQGKDLGTVEGYVWVKSIQSVPGAKLHAYPDGNGVFDDLGAGRINVGFLDPLLVLAAQKERPELKVETQYLTAPSAADVKAHPPYQYFQQYMTAFYLPKQATALEKAISEQIRAMYASGELTELIKKYGGDPAQFLKPAPEIAKTRQGVDRPADWQPPSI; from the coding sequence ATGTCGAGAACTCTCATTGCACGGATCGCTCCGCTGCTCGCCGCCGTCGCGCTCGTGACCGGCTCGCTGACCGCATGCGGCGGATCGAAGGAACCGGTCTCGGACGCGGCCGCCGCGCTCGGCACGCTGGAACCTGGCGTGCTCAAGGTCGCGGTCCAGCCGTACGCGCCGTACACCTCGCTGGTCGGCGACAAGTTGGCCGGCCTGGACGCCGACATCCTGAACGCGGTCGCCGGGAAGCTCGGGCTGAAGGTGAAACCGGAGCTGACCGACTTCGCGGGCATGCTCGCCAGCGTCCAGTCTCGCCGCGTCGACATCACCATCGGCGGCGTCGCCTGGACCGCGGAACGCCAGAAGGCAGGCCTGTTCACGGACCCGCCGTACTACTCCCCGCCCGCGATGGCCGTCCGGTCCGGTGAGCACTACCAGACCGTGCAGGACCTGCAGGGCAAGGACCTCGGCACCGTCGAGGGCTATGTCTGGGTCAAGTCGATCCAGTCGGTGCCGGGCGCGAAGCTGCATGCGTACCCGGACGGCAACGGTGTGTTCGACGACCTCGGCGCGGGCCGGATCAACGTCGGGTTCCTCGATCCGCTGCTCGTCCTCGCCGCGCAGAAGGAGCGCCCGGAGCTCAAGGTCGAGACGCAGTACCTGACGGCCCCGTCGGCCGCGGACGTGAAGGCACACCCGCCGTACCAGTACTTCCAGCAGTACATGACCGCGTTCTACCTGCCGAAGCAGGCGACCGCGCTGGAGAAGGCGATCTCCGAGCAGATCCGCGCGATGTACGCCAGCGGCGAGCTGACCGAGCTGATCAAGAAGTACGGCGGTGATCCCGCCCAGTTCCTGAAGCCCGCGCCGGAGATCGCCAAGACCCGGCAGGGCGTCGACCGTCCGGCCGACTGGCAGCCCCCGTCGATCTGA
- the sdhC gene encoding succinate dehydrogenase, cytochrome b556 subunit encodes MPSKPAGTLYRGREGMWSWVAHRITGVGIFFFLLVHVLDTALVRVSPEAYNEVIGTYKNPIVGLLEVGLVAAILFHAFNGVRLILVDFWAKGPRYQRQLMIGVGVVWVVLFVPFVIRHLTHVFGG; translated from the coding sequence GTGCCCAGCAAACCAGCCGGCACGCTCTACCGCGGCCGGGAGGGCATGTGGTCATGGGTCGCGCACCGGATCACCGGTGTCGGGATCTTCTTCTTCCTGCTGGTGCACGTGCTGGACACCGCGCTGGTGCGGGTCTCCCCGGAGGCCTACAACGAGGTCATCGGCACCTACAAGAACCCGATCGTCGGCCTGCTCGAGGTCGGTCTGGTGGCCGCGATCCTGTTCCACGCGTTCAACGGCGTCCGGCTGATCCTGGTGGACTTCTGGGCCAAGGGCCCGCGCTACCAGCGGCAGCTGATGATCGGCGTCGGCGTCGTCTGGGTGGTGCTGTTCGTGCCGTTCGTCATCCGGCATCTGACCCACGTGTTCGGAGGCTGA
- a CDS encoding succinate dehydrogenase iron-sulfur subunit gives MDVKVKILRYNPEVLDEAEWKTYSVTLQPTDRVLDALHKVKWEQDGTLTFRRSCAHGVCGSDAMRINGRNRLACKTLIKDLNPEKEITVEPIKGLPVLKDLVVDMEPFFDAYRSVMPFLVTSGHEPTRERIQSQADRDRFDDTTKCILCAACTTSCPVFWSDGQYFGPQAIVGAHRFIFDSRDEGTEQRLEILNDKEGVWRCRTTFNCTDACPRGIEVTKAIQEVKRALIFRRV, from the coding sequence ATGGACGTCAAGGTCAAGATCCTCCGGTACAACCCCGAGGTCCTCGACGAGGCCGAGTGGAAGACGTACTCCGTCACACTCCAGCCGACCGACCGGGTCCTGGACGCGCTGCACAAGGTCAAGTGGGAGCAGGACGGCACGCTGACGTTCCGGCGGTCCTGCGCCCACGGCGTCTGCGGCTCGGACGCGATGCGGATCAACGGCCGGAACCGGCTGGCCTGCAAGACCCTGATCAAGGACCTGAACCCGGAGAAGGAGATCACCGTCGAGCCCATCAAGGGCCTGCCGGTGCTCAAGGACCTGGTCGTCGACATGGAGCCGTTCTTCGACGCGTACCGCTCGGTGATGCCGTTCCTGGTCACCAGCGGTCACGAGCCGACCCGGGAGCGGATCCAGTCCCAGGCCGACCGGGACCGGTTCGACGACACCACGAAGTGCATCCTGTGCGCCGCGTGTACGACGTCCTGCCCGGTGTTCTGGTCCGACGGGCAGTACTTCGGCCCGCAGGCGATCGTCGGCGCGCACCGGTTCATCTTCGACAGCCGCGACGAGGGCACCGAGCAGCGGCTGGAGATCCTGAACGACAAGGAAGGCGTCTGGCGCTGCCGGACCACCTTCAACTGCACCGACGCCTGCCCACGCGGCATCGAGGTCACCAAGGCGATCCAGGAAGTGAAGCGCGCACTCATCTTCCGCCGAGTGTGA
- a CDS encoding amino acid ABC transporter ATP-binding protein: MSVTALSDVVVRIENLQKSFDGRLVLDGVSLTVRHRKIVAIIGQSGGGKTTLLRCLNLLEQPDHGLLEVAGEAIFSGSSVQCRDLAKLRQSVGMVFQKFNLFPHLTAVENVMLAQLRAGVPEKDALEKAVQLLRRVGLGHRALAYPEQMSGGEQQRVAIARALALKPSVLLFDEPTSSLDPESTAEVLRVMRELAEDGMTMVLVTHELPFARDVADWVVFVDGGRIVEQGAPADVLGKPQELRTRTFLASYAAGQ; this comes from the coding sequence ATGAGCGTCACCGCGCTGAGCGACGTCGTCGTACGGATCGAGAACCTGCAGAAGTCGTTCGACGGCCGGCTGGTCCTCGACGGGGTCAGCCTGACCGTGCGGCACCGGAAGATCGTCGCGATCATCGGGCAGAGCGGCGGCGGCAAGACCACGCTGCTGCGGTGCCTCAACCTGCTCGAGCAACCGGACCACGGACTCCTGGAGGTGGCCGGCGAGGCGATCTTCAGCGGGTCGTCCGTGCAGTGCCGTGACCTGGCGAAGCTGCGGCAGTCGGTGGGGATGGTGTTCCAGAAGTTCAACCTGTTCCCGCATCTCACCGCGGTCGAGAACGTGATGCTCGCCCAGCTGCGCGCCGGTGTGCCGGAGAAGGACGCGCTGGAGAAGGCGGTGCAGTTGCTGCGCCGCGTCGGACTGGGACACCGCGCGCTCGCGTACCCGGAGCAGATGTCCGGGGGCGAGCAGCAGCGGGTCGCGATCGCGCGGGCGCTGGCGTTGAAGCCGTCGGTGCTGCTGTTCGACGAGCCGACGTCGTCGCTCGACCCGGAGTCGACGGCCGAGGTACTGCGGGTGATGCGCGAGCTCGCGGAGGACGGGATGACGATGGTGCTGGTCACGCACGAGCTGCCGTTCGCGCGGGACGTGGCGGACTGGGTGGTGTTCGTCGACGGTGGCCGGATCGTCGAGCAGGGCGCGCCCGCCGACGTACTCGGGAAGCCACAGGAGCTGCGTACGCGGACGTTCCTCGCCTCCTACGCGGCAGGGCAGTAA